In one Amaranthus tricolor cultivar Red isolate AtriRed21 chromosome 8, ASM2621246v1, whole genome shotgun sequence genomic region, the following are encoded:
- the LOC130821659 gene encoding calcium-transporting ATPase 2, plasma membrane-type-like, with product MERYLSQNFEVKPKGSSEEALEKWRNLCGVVKNPKRRFRFTANLSKRYEAAAMRRTNQEKLRIAVLVSKAAFQFIQGVTPSDYVVPEEVKAAGYDICADELSCIVEGHDLKKVKSHGGVSGIADKLRTSTENGLTTTNPTVLARRQDIFGINKFAEAQLRSFWVFVWEALQDMTLMILGVCSFVSLIVGVATEGWPKGAHDGLGIVASILLVVFVTATSDYRQSLQFRDLDKEKKKIAIQVTRNGFRQKMSIYDLLPGDIVHLSIGDQVPADGLFVSGFSVLIDESSLTGESEPVMVSEEYPFLLSGTKVQDGSCKMIITTVGMRTQWGKLMATLSEGGDDETPLQVKLNGVATIIGKIGLFFAVVTFAVLVNGLITRKWREGSHWYWGGDEALALLEYFAIAVTIVVVAVPEGLPLAVTLSLAFAMKQMMNDKALVRNLAACETMGSATTICSDKTGTLTTNHMTVVKSCIGLNVKEISKECSLRSELPDSTLKLLVQSIFNNTGGEVVANKKGKHEILGTPTETALLEFALSVLGGDFHAERQASKLVKVEPFNSTKKRMGVVLELNGGGLRAHTKGASEIVLASCSKVVNANGDVVPLDAELLEHLKVTIDEFASESLRTLCLGYMDLENEFSPNDPMPAEGYTCIGIVGIKDPVRPGVKESVAMCRAAGITVRMVTGDNINTAKAIAKECGILTDDGIAIEGPVFREKSEEELEKIIPKIQVMARSSPLDKHTLVKHLRTTFNEVVAVTGDGTNDAPALHEADIGLAMGIAGTEVAKESADVIILDDNFSTIVTVAKWGRSVYINIQKFVQFQLTVNVVALLVNFFSACWTGSAPLTAVQLLWVNMIMDTLGALALATEPPNDELMKRTPVGRQGNFISNVMWRNILGQSLYQFIIIWFLQANGKFLFRLTGPEGDLTLNTLIFNSFVFCQIFNEISSRDMEEIDVLKGILDNYVFVAVISVTLVFQVIIVEYLGTFANTTPLSFMQWFVCIFVGFLGMPIAAGLKKIPV from the exons ATGGAGAGGTATTTAAGTCAGAATTTTGAGGTGAAACCGAAAGGATCATCAGAAGAAGCGTTGGAAAAATGGAGGAATTTATGTGGTGTTGTTAAAAACCCAAAACGTCGTTTTAGATTTACGGCTAATCTCTCTAAACGTTATGAGGCTGCTGCTATGCGTCGAACCAATCAG GAGAAGTTGAGAATTGCTGTCCTGGTTTCCAAAGCTGCATTTCAGTTTATCCAAG GTGTGACACCAAGTGATTATGTAGTCCCAGAGGAAGTGAAAGCAGCAGGTTATGATATCTGTGCTGACGAATTGAGCTGTATTGTCGAAGGCCATGACTTAAAGAAGGTAAAGTCCCATGGAGGGGTATCTGGCATTGCAGATAAGCTTCGTACATCAACTGAAAACGGGCTTACCACAACAAACCCAACTGTCCTTGCTCGTCGACAGGACATTTTTGGTATCAACAAGTTTGCTGAAGCTCAACTTCGGAgtttttgggtttttgtttGGGAAGCTCTCCAGGACATGACATTGATGATTCTTGGCGTATGTTCTTTCGTCTCTTTGATAGTTGGGGTTGCTACAGAAGGTTGGCCTAAAGGGGCGCATGATGGGCTCGGCATTGTAGCTTCCATATTACTTGTTGTATTCGTTACTGCAACAAGTGATTACCGTCAGTCCTTGCAGTTCAGGGATCTCGACAAAGAAAAGAAGAAGATTGCTATCCAAGTCACAAGGAATGGATTCAGGCAGAAAATGTCTATATATGACTTACTTCCTGGTGACATTGTGCACTTATCTATAGGAGATCAAGTCCCAGCTGATGGTCTTTTTGTGTCAGGATTCTCGGTTTTAATCGATGAATCAAGCTTAACGGGAGAAAGTGAACCTGTTATGGTGAGTGAGGAATACCCTTTTCTTCTCTCGGGTACAAAAGTCCAAGATGGATCATGCAAGATGATAATCACAACCGTTGGGATGAGGACACAATGGGGCAAGTTGATGGCAACTCTTAGTGAAGGAGGAGATGATGAGACCCCATTACAGGTCAAACTCAATGGCGTTGCAACCATTATTGGAAAAATTGGACTGTTCTTTGCTGTTGTGACTTTTGCAGTGCTTGTGAACGGCCTGATTACACGTAAATGGCGAGAAGGTTCTCATTGGTATTGGGGCGGGGATgaagctttggcattgttggaGTACTTCGCAATCGCTGTTACTATTGTTGTGGTCGCTGTTCCCGAGGGGTTGCCTTTGGCTGTGACTTTAAGTCTCGCTTTTGCTATGAAGCAGATGATGAACGACAAGGCCTTGGTCCGCAACTTGGCTGCTTGTGAGACGATGGGATCAGCTACTACTATCTGCAGTGATAAAACCGGAACTCTGACTACCAATCACATGACTGTGGTAAAATCCTGTATTGGTCTGAATGTTAAGGAGATTAGTAAAGAATGTAGCTTGCGTTCTGAGTTACCTGATTCTACACTTAAGCTTCTGGTTCAATCGATATTCAATAACACCGGAGGGGAGGTTGTTGCTAATAAAAAAGGAAAGCATGAAATATTAGGAACCCCAACTGAGACTGCACTCTTGGAGTTTGCCTTGTCAGTTCTAGGTGGTGATTTTCACGCTGAAAGGCAAGCCTCTAAGCTTGTCAAAGTCGAGCCATTCAACTCTACAAAGAAGAGGATGGGTGTTGTACTAGAACTTAATGGTGGAGGTCTAAGGGCCCACACCAAAGGTGCTTCAGAGATAGTTTTAGCTTCCTGTTCTAAGGTCGTCAATGCTAATGGAGACGTTGTTCCCCTGGATGCAGAACTTCTGGAGCATCTTAAGGTTACTATCGACGAGTTTGCAAGTGAATCTCTCCGAACCTTGTGTCTCGGCTATATGGATCTTGAGAACGAGTTTTCTCCAAATGACCCTATGCCTGCTGAAGGGTACACTTGTATAGGAATTGTGGGGATCAAAGATCCTGTTCGACCTGGAGTCAAAGAATCGGTTGCAATGTGTCGTGCAGCAGGGATAACTGTAAGGATGGTAACTGGAGACAACATAAATACAGCCAAGGCTATCGCCAAGGAATGTGGTATTCTTACTGATGATGGTATTGCAATAGAAGGTCCAGTTTTCAGAGAGAAGAGCGAAGAAGAATTAGAGAAAATCATTCCGAAAATTCAG GTTATGGCACGATCTTCTCCCCTTGATAAACATACACTAGTGAAGCACTTAAGGACAACATTTAATGAAGTTGTGGCAGTCACAGGAGATGGTACAAATGATGCTCCAGCTCTTCATGAAGCTGACATAGGACTTGCAATGGGCATTGCTGGTACTGAG GTGGCTAAAGAAAGTGCTGATGTTATAATTCTAGATGACAACTTTTCTACAATTGTAACTGTTGCTAAATGGGGACGTTCAGTTTACATAAACATTCAAAAGTTCGTGCAGTTTCAGCTGACTGTTAATGTCGTTGCCTTACTTGTGAACTTCTTTTCGGCCTGTTGGACAG GGAGTGCTCCACTCACAGCTGTTCAGCTTCTATGGGTGAACATGATAATGGATACCTTAGGAGCTCTTGCATTGGCTACTGAGCCTCCTAATGATGAATTGATGAAGCGAACACCAGTTGGAAGACAAGGAAATTTTATCAGCAATGTCATGTGGAGGAACATACTTGGCCAATCCCTCTACCAATTTATCATTATTTGGTTTCTCCAAGCAAACGGGAAATTTTTGTTTCGTCTTACAGGTCCGGAGGGCGATTTAACCTTGAATACTCTCATCTTCAACTCATTTGTCTTCTGTCAG ATTTTCAACGAAATAAGCTCTCGAGACATGGAGGAGATCGACGTTTTGAAAGGCATATTAGACAATTACGTTTTCGTTGCTGTCATCAGTGTCACTCTCGTCTTTCAAGTGATAATCGTTGAATATCTAGGTACATTTGCTAACACCACACCGCTCAGTTTCATGCAGTGGTTTGTTTGTATCTTTGTTGGATTCTTGGGCATGCCGATTGCTGCTGGCTTAAAGAAAATACCAGTTTGA